In one Deltaproteobacteria bacterium genomic region, the following are encoded:
- a CDS encoding 16S rRNA (uracil(1498)-N(3))-methyltransferase, protein MTIPRIYHPFPPDKDTTVTLGGADFRYIRQVLRLRPGATVILFDGRGREFTARIEAVSAGTATLLITGEERTPPPACSITLAQSLPKGAKMDLIVQKTTELGVNRIIPFISSRSVPRLTEEKKHARADRWRKIAREAARQCGRATVPEVTEVVSFDELLEAPGEDTLRLIFWEHERRQSIRGILTDERYRHRSRLDLIVGPEGGFSENEVETARQGGCIPVTLGDAILRTETSPLTIISIVQYERGGFDPPESGCQP, encoded by the coding sequence TTGACGATCCCAAGGATCTATCACCCCTTCCCGCCGGACAAAGATACGACGGTAACTCTCGGGGGTGCGGATTTCCGGTATATCAGGCAGGTGCTCAGGCTCAGGCCGGGCGCGACGGTCATCCTCTTTGACGGCCGGGGCCGGGAATTCACGGCCCGCATAGAAGCTGTCTCGGCAGGCACCGCCACCCTTCTGATCACCGGTGAGGAACGGACGCCCCCGCCGGCCTGCTCGATCACCCTCGCCCAGTCGCTCCCAAAAGGCGCCAAGATGGATCTGATCGTCCAGAAAACGACGGAACTGGGCGTGAACCGGATAATCCCCTTCATTTCATCACGGTCGGTCCCCCGCCTCACCGAGGAGAAGAAACACGCCCGCGCGGACCGATGGCGGAAGATCGCCCGTGAAGCCGCCCGCCAGTGCGGCCGGGCCACGGTACCGGAGGTAACGGAGGTCGTTTCCTTCGACGAACTTCTCGAAGCACCGGGGGAGGACACGCTTCGCCTGATATTCTGGGAACATGAACGCAGACAAAGCATCAGGGGTATCCTTACCGACGAGCGATACCGGCACAGGTCCCGGCTCGATCTCATCGTCGGTCCCGAAGGCGGGTTTTCGGAGAACGAGGTGGAAACGGCGCGACAAGGGGGATGCATTCCCGTCACCCTGGGCGACGCCATCCTCAGAACCGAAACAAGCCCTCTCACGATCATCTCGATCGTCCAGTACGAGCGAGGCGGGTTCGATCCGCCGGAAAGCGGCTGTCAGCCATGA
- a CDS encoding RDD family protein translates to MTDPIYGGFWRRAAAYMTDKLIITILALSVTAAGLILIHLSAFSLTPAVFASPVLISFSGTSIVLDMLYFTYFHGTTGQTPGKKLFGLRVVPLSGEPVTLGLGFLRWVGYLLSEVIFYLGFFWIALDARKQGWHDKLAATVVVRTRLGTPVRTGPPPRDIYPQRLPPVMEEPETAGSGDREEP, encoded by the coding sequence ATGACGGATCCCATCTACGGCGGTTTCTGGCGGCGGGCCGCGGCATACATGACCGACAAACTCATCATCACTATTCTCGCACTATCCGTGACGGCGGCCGGGCTCATTCTCATTCACCTCAGCGCCTTCTCCCTGACGCCGGCTGTCTTCGCGTCACCGGTACTCATATCGTTCTCCGGCACCAGCATCGTACTGGACATGCTCTACTTCACCTACTTTCACGGAACCACGGGACAGACGCCGGGAAAGAAGCTCTTCGGGCTCAGGGTGGTGCCCCTTTCGGGAGAACCGGTCACCCTCGGCCTGGGATTTCTTCGCTGGGTGGGATATCTCCTGTCGGAGGTGATATTCTACCTCGGGTTCTTCTGGATCGCCCTGGACGCCAGAAAACAGGGCTGGCATGACAAGCTCGCGGCAACAGTGGTCGTGCGAACACGGCTCGGCACACCGGTGAGAACCGGGCCGCCCCCGCGCGATATCTATCCGCAGCGCCTTCCACCGGTCATGGAAGAACCGGAAACCGCCGGTTCAGGGGACAGAGAAGAGCCGTGA
- a CDS encoding phosphotriesterase-related protein, which yields MNINTVSGSVPSKKLGMTLIHEHFLFGFPGWQGDATLGPFDRDACMEAGLKMAEAVKEQGVKTIVDATPNECGRDVKLLREISEKSGLTVLCSSGYYFEGEGAPPYFKLRSQLGDGTEQVYEMFKTEVTKGVGDTGIKPAVFKVASSKEAITDYETMFFKAAARVSKEDGIPIITHTQEGKLGPEQADLLIAEGADPKRIMIGHIGGSTDIDYLLRVLEKGVSIGFDRFGVEGVGGTPPDSRRIACLIGLLGLGYADKIMISHDFVNYWLGRQGVSDIIGLVMPNYHITHIFKDIIPALKKAAVSDDQINTMLIDNPRRLLAGD from the coding sequence ATGAATATCAACACCGTTTCGGGATCAGTGCCTTCCAAGAAGTTAGGCATGACCCTGATACACGAGCATTTTCTCTTTGGATTTCCCGGCTGGCAGGGCGACGCCACGCTGGGCCCTTTTGACCGTGATGCCTGTATGGAGGCCGGTCTGAAGATGGCCGAGGCGGTGAAGGAGCAGGGCGTGAAGACCATCGTTGACGCCACACCGAACGAATGCGGCAGGGACGTGAAACTGCTCAGGGAGATCTCTGAAAAGAGCGGCCTTACCGTTCTCTGTTCCAGCGGATACTACTTCGAGGGAGAAGGAGCCCCGCCCTATTTCAAGCTTCGAAGCCAGCTTGGTGACGGAACGGAACAGGTCTACGAGATGTTCAAGACGGAAGTGACGAAGGGCGTCGGGGATACCGGTATCAAGCCCGCCGTCTTCAAGGTCGCGTCCAGCAAGGAAGCGATCACGGATTATGAAACGATGTTCTTCAAGGCAGCCGCACGGGTTTCAAAAGAGGACGGGATCCCCATTATCACCCATACCCAGGAGGGGAAACTCGGTCCCGAGCAGGCCGATCTGCTTATCGCCGAAGGGGCCGACCCGAAACGGATCATGATCGGCCACATCGGCGGATCGACGGATATCGACTACTTGCTTCGGGTCCTTGAAAAGGGCGTCTCTATCGGATTTGATCGTTTCGGTGTTGAAGGCGTGGGCGGAACGCCGCCAGATTCCCGCAGGATCGCCTGTCTCATCGGCCTTCTCGGCCTCGGCTACGCCGACAAGATCATGATTTCCCATGATTTCGTCAATTACTGGCTCGGCAGACAGGGCGTTTCTGACATTATAGGCCTTGTCATGCCGAACTACCATATCACACACATATTCAAGGATATCATCCCGGCACTTAAGAAGGCGGCCGTCAGCGACGACCAGATCAATACCATGCTGATCGATAATCCACGGCGGCTCCTTGCGGGAGACTAA